The Candidatus Alcyoniella australis genomic sequence GCGCGGCCTTCGTACTGATCGCCAAAACCGCCGAGCTGCTCGACGCCGGAGCCGCAGCACTGGCCGGTATGCGTCCGCTGCTCTACGCGGCCGACGCGCAGAACCTCGATGCCGTGGCCGCGGTTGCTAAAGATCGCGGCTGCCCGGTAGCAATCAAGGCCGATAATCTCGAGGGCGTGGCCGCGCTGACCGCGGCGCTCGAGGCCCAGGGCATCCACGATATCGTGATCGACAGCGGCGCGGCTGATATTAAAACCGCGTTCGTCGACCAGATAGCGATCCGCCGCGGCGCGCTGCTGGCCAAGAACAAGGCCTGGGGTTACCCGACCATCAGCTTCCCCTGCCGCACCGCGTCCGATGCGTTGGACGAGGCCCTGCACGCGGCGACGTTCATCGCCAAGTACGCCGGGATCGTAGTGCTCTCGGACTTCCGCGGCGAGACGCTGCTGCCGCTGCTGCTGCAACGGCTCAACATCTACACCGACCCCCAGCGGCCGATGGTCACCGAACCGCGGATCTACGAGATCGGCGCGGTGGACGACAGCTCGCCGTTGCTGGTGACCTGCAACTTCGCCCTGACCTACTTCATCGTCTCGGGCGAGGTCGAGGCCAGCCGCGTTCCGGCGCGGCTACTGGTGATCGACACCGAGGGGCTCTCGGTGCTCACGGCCTGGGCCGCGGGCAAGTTCGCCGGCGACCTGATCGGCCAGGCGATCAAGAAAAGCGGGCTGGCCCAAAGCAGCTCCAACCGCAAGGTGGTGATCCCGGGCGTAACCGCGGTAATCAGCGGCGAGCTCGAGCAGGAGCTGGGCGACGAGTGGGAAGTGCTGGTCGGACCGCGCGACGCGCCGAACCTCACGCCGTTTCTCAAGCAGCTTTGCGGCTAGCACTCCGAAATTTTTTACGGAGGGCCCGATGAAGACCGTTGCCGAGAACATGAACATCATGTCGCGCTCCATCGGCGCGGCGATGCGCGAGCGCGACCCTGGGCCGATCCGCGAATTGGCCGCGCAACTGGCGCAGGCCCAGGTCGATTACATCGACGTCAACATCGGCCCGGCGCGCAAGGAAGGCCCGGAGCTGATCGAGTTCGTGGTGCGCGAGGTGCAGCAGGCGGCGCAGCGGCCGCTGTCGCTGGACACGATGAACCTCGAGGCGATGCGCGTGGGCCTGGCGGCCCACGACGATAGCTGGGGACCGCCGCTGATCAACTCGATCATGGCCCGTCCCGAACGGATCGAGGCCCTGCTGCCGCTGGCGGTGGAGCGCGGCGCGCAGTTCATCGCCCTGCTCTATGGCCCCGAGGGACTGCCGCGCGACGCTGAGGAGCGCGCGGGCCTGGCCGCGACGTTGCAGATCGCTGCGATCGAGGCCGGGGTGCCCGAGCAATCGATCTGGTACGACCCGGTGGTGGTGCCGGTCAACTCGCAGCAGGCCGAGCTGCAAGGCTGCACCGAGTTCATGATGCTGCTGCCGGACATCGCGCCGAACTCGATGTCGATCTGCGGCCTGAGCAACGTGTCCAACGGCGCTCCCAGCAAGCTGCGTCCGCTGCTCAACCGCACCTATTTGGCGATCCTGCGCCACTGGGGCGCCAAGTCGGCAATCGTTGACGGCCTGGATTCCGAGCTGCTGCGCCTGGCGCGCGACCAATGGCCCGAGCTCG encodes the following:
- the acsC gene encoding acetyl-CoA decarbonylase/synthase complex subunit gamma codes for the protein MALSGIQIFKLLPKTNCGECGVPTCLAFAMSLAASKAELSQCPYISDEAKAALSEASAPPIRTVTVGAGRGEIKLGGETVLFRHEKTFVNPPGLALLISDEYDDAEIDARLERFEQLRYERVGSELRGDMLALQCDSNDAERFVHLIERTRSADGAAFVLIAKTAELLDAGAAALAGMRPLLYAADAQNLDAVAAVAKDRGCPVAIKADNLEGVAALTAALEAQGIHDIVIDSGAADIKTAFVDQIAIRRGALLAKNKAWGYPTISFPCRTASDALDEALHAATFIAKYAGIVVLSDFRGETLLPLLLQRLNIYTDPQRPMVTEPRIYEIGAVDDSSPLLVTCNFALTYFIVSGEVEASRVPARLLVIDTEGLSVLTAWAAGKFAGDLIGQAIKKSGLAQSSSNRKVVIPGVTAVISGELEQELGDEWEVLVGPRDAPNLTPFLKQLCG
- a CDS encoding dihydropteroate synthase, producing the protein MKTVAENMNIMSRSIGAAMRERDPGPIRELAAQLAQAQVDYIDVNIGPARKEGPELIEFVVREVQQAAQRPLSLDTMNLEAMRVGLAAHDDSWGPPLINSIMARPERIEALLPLAVERGAQFIALLYGPEGLPRDAEERAGLAATLQIAAIEAGVPEQSIWYDPVVVPVNSQQAELQGCTEFMMLLPDIAPNSMSICGLSNVSNGAPSKLRPLLNRTYLAILRHWGAKSAIVDGLDSELLRLARDQWPELDALIGRVVQGEPIDEGALSRDELDYVKTARVLLGHSLYSDSWLEL